In the genome of Gloeotrichia echinulata CP02, one region contains:
- the folE gene encoding GTP cyclohydrolase I FolE, which produces MTLSIRPDMNSAAQIMSSLSTQQVATVTEAEMMQAVRTLLIGLGENPDREGLKDTPKRVVKALQFLTKGYHESLDELLNGAVFTEDANEMVLIRDIDIFSSCEHHILPIIGRAHVAYIPNGKVIGLSKIARICEMYARRLQVQERLTLQIADALQGLLKPQGVAVVIEATHMCMVMRGVQKPGSWTVTSAMRGVFSEDGRTREEFMNLVRHNANFH; this is translated from the coding sequence ATGACTTTATCGATTCGTCCCGATATGAATTCTGCTGCTCAGATAATGTCATCTTTATCTACTCAGCAGGTGGCGACTGTCACAGAAGCGGAAATGATGCAAGCTGTGCGGACTTTGCTGATTGGATTAGGAGAAAATCCTGACAGAGAAGGGTTAAAAGATACTCCCAAGCGAGTTGTCAAAGCCTTGCAGTTTCTCACAAAGGGATATCATGAATCTTTAGATGAACTGCTAAATGGAGCAGTATTTACCGAAGATGCCAACGAAATGGTATTAATTCGGGATATCGATATTTTCAGTTCCTGCGAGCATCATATCTTGCCAATTATTGGTCGCGCTCATGTTGCCTATATTCCTAACGGCAAGGTGATAGGATTATCGAAGATAGCCCGCATTTGTGAAATGTATGCTCGACGTTTGCAAGTGCAAGAACGTCTCACCTTACAAATTGCTGATGCGTTGCAAGGGTTACTCAAACCTCAAGGGGTTGCAGTAGTCATAGAAGCAACCCACATGTGCATGGTGATGCGCGGCGTGCAAAAACCTGGTTCTTGGACTGTTACTAGTGCAATGCGCGGTGTATTTTCAGAAGATGGACGCACTCGTGAGGAGTTTATGAATTTAGTCCGACACAACGCCAATTTTCATTAA
- a CDS encoding GTP-binding protein: MSEFIDLPKRGMPVTIITGFLGSGKTTLLNQILKNKQDLKVAVLVNEFGDIDIDSQLLVSVDQDMVELSNGCICCTINDGLVDAVYRVLEREERIDYLVIETTGVADPLPIILTFLGTELRDLTTLDSIITLVDAETFDANHFHSEAALKQLTYGDIILVNKTDLVNEGKIKELEAYISNVKVGARIIRTQHGQVALPLILDVGLTPTDEYTADNVEDADDHHHHHHHHHDHHHHHSHHLENDGFVSISFQTDRPFDVHKFENFLTEEMPQNVFRAKGILWFTDSGLRHIFQLSGSRYNLHADEWYTPPKNQVVFIGRKLDANEIHSQLNKCLL, from the coding sequence ATGAGTGAATTCATTGATCTTCCTAAACGGGGAATGCCTGTTACCATTATTACCGGGTTTTTAGGTAGTGGTAAAACTACACTGCTCAATCAAATTCTCAAAAATAAACAAGATTTAAAAGTCGCCGTCCTCGTCAACGAATTTGGCGATATTGACATTGATAGCCAATTGCTAGTTTCTGTAGACCAAGATATGGTAGAACTGAGCAATGGCTGTATATGCTGCACCATAAATGATGGTTTAGTTGATGCAGTTTATCGCGTTTTAGAACGAGAAGAACGGATTGATTATCTGGTAATTGAAACTACAGGTGTTGCTGACCCATTGCCGATTATTTTAACATTTTTGGGTACAGAACTCAGAGATTTAACCACCCTCGACTCTATTATTACTTTGGTCGATGCTGAGACATTTGACGCTAACCATTTCCATAGTGAAGCTGCTTTAAAACAGCTAACCTATGGAGATATTATTCTTGTGAATAAAACCGACTTAGTTAACGAAGGAAAAATTAAAGAACTAGAAGCTTACATCAGTAATGTGAAAGTGGGCGCGAGAATTATTCGCACTCAACATGGGCAGGTGGCGTTACCATTAATTTTAGATGTGGGATTAACTCCCACAGATGAGTATACTGCTGATAATGTGGAAGATGCCGATGACCATCACCATCATCATCATCATCACCATGACCATCACCATCATCACTCCCATCATTTAGAAAATGATGGATTTGTGTCCATCTCTTTTCAAACAGATAGACCCTTTGATGTGCATAAATTTGAGAATTTTCTCACGGAAGAAATGCCACAAAATGTATTTCGAGCGAAGGGGATTTTGTGGTTTACCGATAGTGGCTTACGCCATATCTTTCAACTGAGTGGATCTCGTTATAACTTACATGCCGATGAATGGTATACTCCACCGAAAAATCAGGTAGTTTTTATTGGTAGGAAGTTAGATGCCAATGAAATTCATTCCCAACTTAACAAATGTTTGCTATGA
- a CDS encoding GTP-binding protein produces MTIPIITVVAGPTGSGKTTWICQQIRDIAAVEKVIYFSPGTGNVPIDQNRIAAEFPGIQIFGDGQEIEFVHQIPQADAVYIEIGFYLQLGAIAFVLDNLTYRAIAVLPPHLQNSEYHNWAQEIIQGAPALTNTVENLWRAASSGQVIDQNSVEEFWYEITHGAYGIVTRAKGIFDVNDGRSLYGDFVADVPQTDFLELDLPRYLEGRPQRFSGLEVVGTNLNEAALRQTLSDCCLSDVAILQYQQQVKEILLQEQQA; encoded by the coding sequence ATGACTATACCAATTATTACCGTCGTTGCAGGTCCAACTGGATCTGGAAAAACCACCTGGATTTGCCAACAAATCCGAGATATCGCCGCTGTAGAAAAAGTAATATATTTTAGCCCTGGTACGGGGAATGTTCCCATTGATCAAAACCGTATAGCTGCTGAATTTCCAGGTATACAAATCTTTGGTGACGGTCAGGAAATTGAATTTGTTCACCAAATACCCCAAGCAGATGCAGTTTACATCGAGATAGGATTTTACTTACAATTAGGAGCCATAGCATTCGTATTAGATAATCTCACCTACCGTGCGATCGCAGTTTTACCACCCCACCTGCAAAACTCTGAATACCATAATTGGGCACAAGAAATCATCCAGGGCGCACCAGCCTTAACTAACACTGTAGAAAATTTATGGCGAGCGGCTAGCAGCGGTCAAGTGATTGACCAAAACAGTGTAGAGGAATTTTGGTACGAAATCACCCACGGTGCTTATGGTATTGTCACCCGTGCCAAAGGAATTTTTGATGTGAACGATGGTAGGTCACTTTACGGTGATTTTGTCGCTGATGTTCCCCAGACAGATTTTCTGGAATTAGATCTACCGCGCTACTTAGAAGGTAGACCCCAGCGTTTTTCGGGTTTAGAAGTGGTAGGGACAAATTTGAATGAAGCAGCTTTAAGACAAACTTTATCAGATTGCTGTTTATCTGATGTGGCAATTTTGCAATATCAACAACAGGTAAAAGAGATTTTATTACAGGAGCAACAAGCGTGA
- a CDS encoding DUF3696 domain-containing protein translates to MISSLTLTNFKPFQNQSLTFRPLTLLSGLNSTGKSSVLQALLLLRQSYQKGLLLERGLVLNGDLVNIGTVGDAIFEGASKQDELIFEIHWNDSTKSTWKFKNEEDIGANFLQLTSEHVDSQIYESSSLFNQNFHYIEAERIGPRVFNQMSYDKVQLLGTMGARCEYTLHFLAVNESKLIYHQKLSHPKVKTSQPQFGDPKEKSLTLIDQVEAWMGEISPGTRIRLKSNPDMDLINLQCAYGDSNPYRATNVGFGITYTLPIIVAVLASEPDTLILVENPEAHLHPRGQAKMGELLALAASCGIQVVIETHSDHVLNGIRLAVHGGKIKQNDVQLHYFQRQEKQGQAVIEVVSPRIDRNGRIDKWPDGFFDEWEKSLDVLLEPAEE, encoded by the coding sequence ATGATTAGTTCCCTAACGCTCACAAATTTTAAGCCTTTTCAAAATCAATCTCTTACATTCAGACCACTAACACTTTTATCAGGACTTAACAGTACTGGTAAATCTTCAGTTTTACAAGCTTTATTATTATTAAGGCAATCTTATCAAAAAGGATTGCTATTAGAAAGAGGCTTAGTCCTCAATGGTGATTTAGTTAACATTGGTACAGTTGGAGATGCTATTTTTGAAGGTGCATCGAAACAAGATGAATTAATATTTGAAATTCATTGGAATGATAGTACAAAAAGTACTTGGAAATTTAAAAATGAAGAAGATATAGGAGCTAATTTTTTACAACTTACTTCGGAACATGTAGATTCTCAAATCTATGAATCATCCAGTCTTTTTAATCAAAACTTTCATTACATTGAAGCAGAGCGGATAGGACCTAGAGTATTTAATCAAATGTCATATGATAAAGTTCAATTACTCGGAACAATGGGCGCTAGATGTGAATACACATTACATTTTTTGGCAGTTAATGAAAGTAAACTTATTTATCATCAAAAATTAAGTCATCCAAAAGTAAAAACTTCACAGCCACAATTTGGCGATCCAAAGGAAAAATCACTAACTTTAATAGATCAAGTCGAAGCATGGATGGGAGAAATTAGCCCAGGTACACGCATCAGGCTAAAATCAAATCCAGACATGGATTTGATCAATTTGCAATGTGCGTACGGAGATAGTAATCCTTATCGTGCAACTAATGTTGGCTTCGGAATTACCTACACTTTACCAATTATTGTAGCAGTACTCGCCTCAGAACCTGATACACTAATTCTAGTTGAAAATCCAGAAGCTCATCTTCATCCGAGAGGACAAGCAAAAATGGGTGAATTATTAGCACTTGCAGCTAGTTGTGGTATTCAAGTAGTAATAGAAACGCATAGTGACCATGTTTTAAATGGTATTCGTCTTGCCGTTCATGGAGGGAAAATAAAGCAAAATGACGTTCAACTACATTATTTTCAGCGACAAGAAAAACAAGGACAAGCTGTTATAGAAGTAGTATCACCGCGTATTGATAGAAACGGAAGAATTGATAAATGGCCGGATGGATTCTTTGATGAATGGGAAAAAAGTTTAGATGTTTTACTTGAGCCTGCGGAGGAATAG
- a CDS encoding metallophosphatase, protein MNKWAILSGIEANLAAYEAVMTDIKRQGNQVEALYILGDLVGPRPEAEKLVERVLNPRRGELEPLICKGWWEEQCLILHALGPTGDAPELMAKYGGDTAKMLWDCVSRKTVQWLRNLDFGFFELDCLLIHGSTVGVDDELTPETPPIQMLDRLSRMEANNLFCGRSGLTFQYQLQAGSITTALTTLDHQVSPQTVTVTPRQVIGVGNVGRTQGQAIYTLYHPGTNKVEFKTVYYAGSKGFQSQRQGKKYKSSF, encoded by the coding sequence ATGAATAAATGGGCGATTTTAAGCGGAATTGAAGCTAATTTAGCAGCTTATGAAGCGGTGATGACCGATATTAAGCGTCAGGGTAATCAGGTAGAAGCTTTGTATATATTAGGCGATTTGGTCGGACCTAGACCAGAAGCCGAGAAGTTGGTAGAACGAGTGCTTAACCCACGTCGTGGAGAATTAGAACCGCTGATTTGTAAAGGATGGTGGGAAGAACAGTGTTTGATTTTGCACGCTTTGGGGCCGACTGGAGACGCGCCTGAGTTGATGGCAAAATATGGGGGGGATACTGCCAAAATGTTGTGGGATTGTGTTTCCCGCAAGACGGTACAATGGTTACGAAACCTTGATTTTGGTTTTTTTGAATTGGATTGTTTGTTGATTCACGGTTCCACGGTAGGTGTGGATGACGAACTGACGCCAGAAACTCCGCCAATTCAAATGCTGGATAGACTGTCGCGGATGGAAGCGAATAACCTGTTTTGCGGTCGTTCTGGTTTAACTTTTCAGTATCAGCTGCAAGCTGGTTCCATCACCACTGCACTCACCACCCTTGATCACCAAGTGTCTCCCCAAACTGTTACCGTTACCCCGCGTCAAGTAATTGGGGTGGGGAATGTGGGACGGACTCAAGGTCAAGCTATCTATACTCTCTACCACCCTGGTACGAATAAAGTGGAATTCAAGACTGTTTATTATGCTGGGAGTAAGGGGTTTCAAAGCCAGCGTCAGGGGAAAAAATATAAATCTAGCTTTTAA
- a CDS encoding SCO5389 family protein, which produces MSLNVSVHLIEQAKAGKVDEKEFVATIRESLPYAWGVVEGLAERVIRGEEWANHQVPPPSEQARAQLLRMMGGDAIRGAVERHFGIKLAFQNCHNVAVFRPDQLDSSAYLDFVSIRSQILNQTPELVDC; this is translated from the coding sequence ATGTCATTGAATGTAAGTGTGCATCTCATCGAACAAGCCAAAGCGGGTAAGGTTGATGAAAAAGAGTTTGTCGCCACCATCAGAGAATCATTACCTTACGCTTGGGGTGTTGTAGAAGGTCTTGCAGAACGTGTAATTAGAGGTGAAGAATGGGCGAATCATCAAGTTCCGCCACCAAGTGAACAAGCACGCGCTCAATTATTACGGATGATGGGTGGAGATGCGATTCGTGGTGCAGTTGAGCGTCACTTTGGCATAAAATTGGCTTTTCAAAATTGTCATAATGTCGCTGTTTTTCGCCCAGACCAACTGGATTCATCTGCATATCTAGATTTCGTTTCGATTCGTAGTCAAATACTCAACCAAACCCCTGAATTAGTAGACTGTTAA
- a CDS encoding DUF262 domain-containing protein — translation MTDLNNHNVELLDEETLEEEDNDEEQEEKVSFQYDPDEINIVTREPTIEQLLRRIGEEALDLAPDFQRHANLWKEDAQSRLIESIIIRIPIPALYIDATNEDKWLVVDGLQRLFAIKRFMLDRKLKLSGLEYLTNLEGKTFEQIERRYQRRLEETQLTVYLIDKGTPPEIKYNIFKRINTGGLALSPQELRHALNPGKGTKFLTQLAADPKFKQVVNLGNNRKMRMDDREFILGFIAFTLTSYQDYADNRDTFLTKALSKTNKLSETELNKIENNFRRTMVAAWNIFGKNAFRKISNSQKKQFPINKALFESWSVLLSKLSDEEIQHLIDRKTELINKYKQYVDNDKYFLESISQASERVQYRFMITEKIIQEVLV, via the coding sequence ATGACAGATTTAAATAACCATAACGTAGAATTACTTGATGAAGAAACTTTAGAGGAAGAAGACAATGATGAAGAGCAAGAGGAAAAAGTTAGTTTCCAGTATGATCCTGATGAAATTAACATTGTAACGAGGGAGCCAACCATTGAGCAATTACTTAGAAGAATTGGCGAAGAAGCGCTAGATTTAGCACCTGATTTTCAACGTCATGCGAATTTATGGAAAGAAGATGCTCAAAGTAGGCTCATAGAATCTATTATTATTCGCATCCCCATACCAGCATTGTATATAGATGCTACTAATGAGGATAAATGGTTAGTAGTCGATGGATTACAGCGTTTATTTGCCATAAAACGCTTTATGCTAGACAGAAAACTCAAACTATCTGGATTAGAATATCTTACAAATCTCGAAGGTAAAACATTCGAGCAGATTGAGCGTAGATACCAACGCCGCCTGGAAGAAACTCAACTAACAGTCTATTTGATAGATAAAGGGACACCTCCAGAAATTAAATATAATATTTTCAAACGCATTAATACAGGAGGACTAGCTTTATCTCCTCAAGAATTACGCCATGCTCTTAATCCTGGTAAGGGAACAAAGTTTTTAACTCAATTAGCCGCAGATCCAAAATTTAAACAGGTAGTTAACCTGGGAAACAACCGTAAAATGCGTATGGATGATCGGGAATTTATACTAGGTTTTATAGCCTTTACTCTAACGTCTTATCAAGATTATGCAGATAATAGAGATACTTTTTTGACCAAGGCATTATCTAAGACAAATAAACTTTCTGAGACAGAGTTAAATAAAATAGAAAATAATTTTAGAAGAACAATGGTGGCTGCTTGGAATATATTTGGTAAAAATGCATTTCGTAAAATATCTAATTCCCAAAAGAAGCAGTTTCCTATAAATAAAGCTTTATTTGAATCTTGGTCAGTGCTTTTAAGCAAATTAAGCGATGAAGAAATTCAACATTTGATAGATAGGAAAACAGAATTAATCAATAAATATAAGCAATATGTAGACAATGATAAATACTTTTTAGAATCTATATCTCAGGCATCAGAAAGAGTACAGTATAGATTTATGATTACCGAGAAAATTATTCAAGAGGTACTTGTATGA
- a CDS encoding metallophosphoesterase family protein, with protein MKIAVMSCIHGNSAALDAVLLDIDQQKADKIFCVGDLVGYGPDPNAVVAQIRSLDIPTCAGCWDEDIVEGLNACDCSYPSLLAEKRGQQAHDWTNKQITPENREFLAKLPHSLKEGNLAFVHGSPHSNHEYLLPELDAFVALERVISTGADILFCGHTHVPYVRTLDGGQLNVRFGRGDAVEEISFKTPLKRIVNVGSVGEPRHGRPNATYVIYDTENQEIKLREVAYNYQQTCAAIIEKGLPAIFAWRLAQGLEYAERADDPTHVCTR; from the coding sequence GTGAAAATAGCCGTCATGTCATGTATTCATGGAAATTCTGCCGCTTTGGATGCTGTATTATTAGATATCGACCAGCAAAAAGCTGACAAAATCTTTTGTGTTGGTGATTTGGTCGGATATGGCCCCGATCCTAACGCAGTTGTCGCCCAAATTCGCTCTTTAGATATTCCCACCTGCGCTGGCTGCTGGGATGAGGATATTGTAGAAGGTTTGAACGCTTGTGATTGCAGTTACCCCTCATTATTGGCAGAAAAAAGAGGTCAGCAAGCTCACGACTGGACTAATAAACAAATTACCCCAGAAAATCGCGAATTTTTAGCCAAATTACCCCATAGTCTCAAAGAAGGAAATTTGGCTTTTGTTCACGGTAGCCCTCACAGCAACCATGAGTATTTGTTGCCTGAACTAGACGCTTTTGTTGCACTAGAGCGAGTAATTTCCACAGGTGCAGATATTCTATTTTGTGGACATACTCATGTACCTTATGTCCGCACTCTGGACGGTGGTCAGCTAAATGTCCGCTTTGGTAGAGGAGACGCAGTAGAGGAAATCAGCTTTAAGACGCCTCTCAAACGGATTGTGAATGTAGGTTCAGTGGGAGAACCGCGACATGGGCGACCAAATGCAACATACGTGATTTATGATACTGAAAATCAAGAAATTAAATTGCGGGAAGTTGCTTACAATTATCAGCAAACCTGTGCAGCAATTATCGAGAAAGGTTTACCAGCAATTTTTGCTTGGCGGTTAGCCCAGGGGTTGGAATATGCAGAACGGGCTGATGACCCAACACATGTTTGCACAAGGTAA